AACTCACAAAACAAACCACAAAACCAAAACTGTAATTTTAGCTTTTGGCCTAATCCCCAGAAAGCTGGGTGTTCCAGGTGAAAAGAAATTTACCGGCAAGGGCGTGGTTTATTGCGCTACCTGCGATGGGCCTTTGTTTAGAAATAAAATCGTGGCGGTTGCGGGCGGGGGCAATTCCGGTCTTGATGCCGCTGACTTTTTGGCTGGGATTGCTAAACAGGTTTATCTTATCCATCGTCGGGACAAATTCAGAGCTGAAGCTGTTCTCCAAAAAAAAATCCAAAGAGCTAAAAATGTTAAAATTATCTTAAATTCAGCAATCAAAAAAATAAACGGCAAAGATAAGGTTGAATCAATTATTGTGGCTGAAACTAAAAAAGGCAGCTCGCAAGAAATAAAAGTTGATGGAGTGTTTGTAGAAATCGGTTATGAAGCAAAAACTGATTGGCTGGAGGGGTTGATTAAATTGAATGAAAAAAATGAAATTGTTACTGATGAAAATTGCCAGACTAATGTGCCGGGAATTTTCGCGGCCGGCGATGTTACTGATGCGCCGTATAAACAAATTGTAATCTCTGCTGGCGAGGGCGCCAAAGCCGCTTTGCAAGCTTATGGTTATATTCAACATAAGGGGGGTACTAAAGAAGAACCGGACTGGGGACGGTAAAATTTACTATTTATTATTTACTATTTACTATTCAAGACAAAATAACAAAAACAACATTAGGATAAAAAGGAACAGTAAATAATAAATAGTAAATAATAAACAAAAAACTATGTCTCCATCTATTGAAGAGCTTCTAAAATCTTCAAAATTAAAAAAGCCCAGCGATGATGATACGGCCACGGAAAAGTTGCAGAAAAAACTGCAGGCAATAAAGGGTGGGGAGCTTGAGCAAGAAATTAAAACCCGAGCTGAAAAACTCGGGTATGGTTATGCTAACCTCCAAAAAGGAGGAGTGATGCCCGAAGCCTTAAACCTAATTCCTAAACAAAAAGCCGAAGAAGCCCGGGCAGTTTGTTTTTTAACCTCAATCAACGAAGTTAAGCTTGGCGCCGTGGACCCCGCTGATCCCAAGGTGCAAGAAATATCCGAACAAATAAAAAAAGACCATGGTCTTCGGGTAAACCTGCATCTTATTTCTCAAGACAGTTTTGACAAAGCCATGGCGCTTTATAGTTTGCTCCCAAAGATAAAAAAATCCAAGGGCCAGGTGACTATTGAAGAACGGGATCTAAACAATTTAAAAACCAAAATAAAAACCTTTAAAGATCTGGCTGGTCTCATCAAAGAAGTGCCCCTGACTGATTTCATGGCTTTGGTTATTGCTGGCGCTATCCAATCCCGGGCTTCGGATATTCATATTGAAGCTGAAGAAAATGCAGTTAAGCTCCGTTACCGTATTGACGGGGTATTACAGGATATAGCCCGTCTCCCTTATGAATCCTGGCCAAAAATCATTTCCAGGATCAAACTCTTTTCCGGACTTAAGCTCAATATTACTAGCAAGCCCCAAGACGGTCGTTTTACTATTACCTTAACTAAAGATAAAGTTGACGTCCGGGTTTCCTGCCTGCCAACCGCTTATGGCGAAAGCGTGGTCATGCGGCTTCTAATGTCTTCAGCCATGGGTTTGGCCTTTGAAGATCTGGGCCTTCGGGGCGAAGCCTTTAAGCGAATGGAGCAAGAAATTAAAAAAACTAATGGTATGATCCTCACCACCGGTCCGACCGGTAGTGGTAAAACCACCACTCTTTATGCTATTCTTAACAATCTTAATCAACCTGGCACGAAAATCATCACCTTGGAAGATCCGGTTGAGTATAAATTAAAAGGCATTAACCAATCACAGGTTGATAAAAGTAAAGATTACACTTTTGCTAATGGCCTGCGTTCGATTTTAAGGCAAGACCCTGATATTGTCATGGTTGGTGAAATCCGCGATTTAGAAACGGCGGAAATTGCCATCAATGCTGCCCTCACCGGGCACTTAGTAATCTCTACCCTGCATACTAATAATGCCGCTGCTTCTGTGCCGCGCCTGCTGGCTATGGGCGTTAAACCCTTCCTCCTGGCTCCAGCCCTTAACGCAGTAATTGGCCAACGACTCTGTCGCCGAATTTGTAAAAAATGTAAAGTTGAAGACAAACCAAATCCGGAAACTTTAGAAAAAATTAAAAAAATTTTAAAGAGCCTGCCGCCCAAAGACAAAGAGGGGATTGATATGGATAATTTAAAATTCTATACAGGCAAGGGCTGTAGCCAATGTGATAACCTTGGTTACCACGGCCGGATTGGCATCTATGAAGCCTTGACTAGGAACAAAGAAATTACTGATATGATTAATCAAGGCAAGGTTAATGATGCTGACTTGCAAGTAACAGCCGTTGAAAATGGCATGATAACCATGGCTCAGGATGGGCTCCTGAGGGTTTTGGATGGGGTTACGAGCGTGGCGGAGGTGGAGAGAACGATTGGGTTGTAGTGTAGAAATAAAGAAATTGAGAAACAAGAAATTGAGGGACGAGTATTGCAAAACTTTTTATAAAGGACTCAATCATTTATTTGGGTAATTTTCCCAGCTCAAAGTCTCCTTATATGATTGTGGCTGTTAGAGAAGTCAAAAAAAATTGGCAAAATTATTCTAACCGCGTTTGCTACTAAAAATTTAGGTCTAAATTATAGATTATACTTCAATTTACAAAAAAAACTCCTCGCCAGTGTTTGCGCTACGACGAGGGGTTTTCTTTTTTGTGAAATTTTGCCTGCCTTGAGTGAAATCGAATGGTGTTTTTGTAACTCGGTTATATTTCAATCTCACCTTTTTCCGCTATCTCGCACCGTCCCAATCTTTCAATCACTCCTTTTTGTCCCTTAACTAATTTTTCATATTTCCCAGATTTCACCCCAACCTTAATAATTTCTCTTGGCTCAATCTTTTTATCGGCTCGTTTATTTCTGATAGTCGTCACCAATTCTTGAAATTTTTCAAATTCAGCCGCGCTTTTCGCGTCAATCAACTTCTCATCAGCTTTTGGCCATTTTTGAACCATCAACAAACCCTGACCAGAAGCAAGGGCTTCTGGTCGGCCCTGGGGGCGCGAGTCACCAGCCCTTGCTGGTAACTCCAATGGCATTAATTGCTGCCAAATAGTCTCCGTCACAAACGGCGCAAACGGATGCCAAAGTTTCAAAAGATTCGTCAAAATATAAATCAAAATCCCGTCTTTGCCGGTCTCAACCTTGGAAATCTCCAAATACCAATCCGCTAATTTTGTCCAAGTAAATTCATAAAGCGTTTCCCCGGCGCGTGAAAACTGAAATTCATCCATCGCCTTTGTCACCTCACGGATAACTATGTTCAACTCCGACAAAATCCACTTATCTGACAGGCTTAAATTTTTAAAATTCGCATCACCCCTTGTTTCTTGTTTCTTGTTTCTTGTTTCTTTATCTTCATCCACACTCATCAAAATGAATCTTGAGACATTCCATAGTTTATTTACAAAATTCCTTGATCCCCGCATTTTCTCCTCATAAAACTTGCTGTCGTTTCCCGCCGTAGTTCCTAAAAGCAAACTCAATCGCAAGGCGTCAGTCCCGTATTGTTCAATCAGTTCAAGCGGGTCGGTCCCGGTTTTGTCCGACTTTGAAAACTTTTTGCCCTTCTCGTTTCTTAACATCCCATGGATATAAACATCTTTAAATGGAATCTCATTAAGCCCATAAGTGCTCATCAAAATCATCCGCGCCATCCAGAAAAACAAAATTTCATACCCCATCTGCATAAAAGTAGTTGGATGAAACTTTTTCAAGTCACTTGTTTCATTCGGCCAGCCCAATGTGCTAAAAGTCCAAAGCCCAGAAGAAAACCAAGTATCAAGGGTGTCCGGGTCTTGTTCCCAATCGTCACCTTTGGGTGATCTATCTCCTACGTAGATATCTACGCAGGCACTATTTGAGTTGTTTGAAATATATTCCCAGCCAGGTTGCCAGGCCTTCTTCTTTCGCCAATCCTCATCAATCGCTTTCTCCCAAGTTTTATCGTTTAGTAAAACCTCCAACGCTAATTGTGGCGCTTTGTGAGCAATAATCGCTATTTTTTTACCTTTATATTTATTCTGTACGTCTTTAAAAAAGTTTTTTATTCTTTCTTCGACTTCTCTATAACTTTCGCCACCAGGAAAGGGTGTATCAATAATCTCTTTTTCTATTGCCTCTACTTTTTTGTTGTCGCACCCTGTCATGTCGCCATAGTCGCATTCTCGTAATCTTTTATCTTTTATAATCTTAAATTTTCCGCCAAAAGCCATTTCTGCAGAATCAACCGCCCGCTTCAAATCAGAGCAAAAAACAACATCAAATTTTTTATCTTTAGTTAACTTTTTTAATTCTTTGGATTGCTTTATACCCAATTTTGACAATTCAACATCATACTGCCCCGAAGCTTTATCATTCTCGTTGTCAACCGTTGTCCCATGAACATAATAAGTAATTTCCACTGACTCGTTTGTTTTCTTGTTTTCTTGTTTTCTTGTTTTCTTGTCGCTATACCACACCGGTATCCGATGTCCCCACCAAATCTGTCTAGATATGCACCAATCCCGCAAATTATCAATCCACTGCAAATAACTTTTTTCAAATCTTTTAGGCGTAATTTTTACCTTCTGCTTCGGGTCACCCCTGTGCCCAACAGTCACCGCGTCCCGCATCAAATCCTTTAAGCTTTTATCGCGCCCGGGAATATCCTTGTTCACATCAACAAACCA
This portion of the Patescibacteria group bacterium genome encodes:
- the trxB gene encoding thioredoxin-disulfide reductase, translated to MTYDAIIVGAGAAGLTAGLYAARRNLKTLILSKDIGGQTAVATEIENYPGVPDEPNGLLLMQKFRQQAESFGAVIQSGEVKSIKPQNNVFIVKTHKTNHKTKTVILAFGLIPRKLGVPGEKKFTGKGVVYCATCDGPLFRNKIVAVAGGGNSGLDAADFLAGIAKQVYLIHRRDKFRAEAVLQKKIQRAKNVKIILNSAIKKINGKDKVESIIVAETKKGSSQEIKVDGVFVEIGYEAKTDWLEGLIKLNEKNEIVTDENCQTNVPGIFAAGDVTDAPYKQIVISAGEGAKAALQAYGYIQHKGGTKEEPDWGR
- a CDS encoding GspE/PulE family protein → MSPSIEELLKSSKLKKPSDDDTATEKLQKKLQAIKGGELEQEIKTRAEKLGYGYANLQKGGVMPEALNLIPKQKAEEARAVCFLTSINEVKLGAVDPADPKVQEISEQIKKDHGLRVNLHLISQDSFDKAMALYSLLPKIKKSKGQVTIEERDLNNLKTKIKTFKDLAGLIKEVPLTDFMALVIAGAIQSRASDIHIEAEENAVKLRYRIDGVLQDIARLPYESWPKIISRIKLFSGLKLNITSKPQDGRFTITLTKDKVDVRVSCLPTAYGESVVMRLLMSSAMGLAFEDLGLRGEAFKRMEQEIKKTNGMILTTGPTGSGKTTTLYAILNNLNQPGTKIITLEDPVEYKLKGINQSQVDKSKDYTFANGLRSILRQDPDIVMVGEIRDLETAEIAINAALTGHLVISTLHTNNAAASVPRLLAMGVKPFLLAPALNAVIGQRLCRRICKKCKVEDKPNPETLEKIKKILKSLPPKDKEGIDMDNLKFYTGKGCSQCDNLGYHGRIGIYEALTRNKEITDMINQGKVNDADLQVTAVENGMITMAQDGLLRVLDGVTSVAEVERTIGL
- a CDS encoding class I tRNA ligase family protein, which produces LNIKIIADNQVDIKFGTGAVGVTPAHSQIDYEMYNQCKAQNNPINLISVIGEDGRMNKNAGIEYEGLRVKEAREKFIEYLRKNGLIEKEEKITQNVGTSDRFKDPVEVLPMEQWFVDVNKDIPGRDKSLKDLMRDAVTVGHRGDPKQKVKITPKRFEKSYLQWIDNLRDWCISRQIWWGHRIPVWYSDKKTRKQENKKTNESVEITYYVHGTTVDNENDKASGQYDVELSKLGIKQSKELKKLTKDKKFDVVFCSDLKRAVDSAEMAFGGKFKIIKDKRLRECDYGDMTGCDNKKVEAIEKEIIDTPFPGGESYREVEERIKNFFKDVQNKYKGKKIAIIAHKAPQLALEVLLNDKTWEKAIDEDWRKKKAWQPGWEYISNNSNSACVDIYVGDRSPKGDDWEQDPDTLDTWFSSGLWTFSTLGWPNETSDLKKFHPTTFMQMGYEILFFWMARMILMSTYGLNEIPFKDVYIHGMLRNEKGKKFSKSDKTGTDPLELIEQYGTDALRLSLLLGTTAGNDSKFYEEKMRGSRNFVNKLWNVSRFILMSVDEDKETRNKKQETRGDANFKNLSLSDKWILSELNIVIREVTKAMDEFQFSRAGETLYEFTWTKLADWYLEISKVETGKDGILIYILTNLLKLWHPFAPFVTETIWQQLMPLELPARAGDSRPQGRPEALASGQGLLMVQKWPKADEKLIDAKSAAEFEKFQELVTTIRNKRADKKIEPREIIKVGVKSGKYEKLVKGQKGVIERLGRCEIAEKGEIEI